The DNA sequence TGTTCCACGCACAGGGACTTTCCGTTGGGTAATGACCACGGAGGTGTCCTTGCCTCTTATGGCCACAGCAGTGATACCGGCTGAAGAGATGGCCTTGAAAGCATACTCTGTCGAATTGTAAGCAACATGCGAATTCAATGGACGGTACGAAGCACTTACCGACTTGATAAAGCTATAGTGTAGCAATCAATTCGCATGTTAGCCTTCCAAAAATCTATGCAACACGCTCAGCAAACAGCGAATTGCAACGCACCCTTCCTtcaggagagaagatggtgagaTATCTAAACCATCGACGTCAATGCAGTTCTCGGATGGTGTACTGGGATACACTCACCGATCGTAAGATGAACGAGACATGTTGGACGGTCACTCGTATAGTCTGTGGTTGACGTTGAGGTCCGTGATATAGGTTCTGGAGAGGACAGTCTGAGAGTAAGAGCTCGAATGACACCCTATATGCTTGACGTTGAGAGGTCATCGACGACGCGCGAGCTCCTATCGGTACGGCGACCGCCGACTTCAATTCTCTGCTCACGCCTTTTTCTGGCTTTTCTCCCGGCCAGCCTCTATTATGTAACATACTCACTTCGGTAGTTCGGTCTGCCCCGTCGACGTCGTCGCCCACCCGCAACGAGTAGCCCCGACGTGGAGGACTGTTCTTAACCGTACACTCCTTACTTTACTTTCGCTGTTGCAAGCATTATAACATTAACTTTTAACTAGCCTTATATTCAGCGCAGTAGCCCAATCATGTCTTGGTAAGTCAATTCGATCTCCAGTTGCAGTCGCCCGAAGCTAATAACCTGGCAGGGGAGGGTACGTCCACGCAATCCCACGCTCATCACTGCGTATCAGCCTCTCGCATACTGATACTGAGAACCATATTACAGATTTAAGAAGGCCGCCACTAGGGCGGGAACGTCAATTATGCAGAAGACCGGTCAGGTTGAGCGAACTATAGATCGAGAGTTtgccgaggaagaagggcgatACAAGACGTGCGTCGGGATACTAGCTTCTTGGCACGAAAGGAAGGGCATGGATGGCTGATAAGCAACTtaggatggagaaggaaaccTTGAACCTTcaaaaagaagcaaagACTTACCTTGACTCCATGCGATGTAAGTGCGCTTCCTCAGCCAACAAAGCGTTGCGCTGATGATAGGAAACAGCCATGGCCTCATCCCAGTCTAGAATTGCCGAGACTGTTGCTCTATTCTACTCTGCCGATCGAACGAGCGATGTAAGCTATGCCGGAGTTCAGCTACGGATATTCACTGACACTTATTTCGCAGGGTGCTATGGCTGGTCATGCGTACAAATCTGCTGTCGACGAACTTGATGCTGGAGTTGGTCGTGAGCTCGTAAGTGCATCTTGTTTACACTATCCCAAGCAACGTCTGATGGAATTGAACAGGACGCTCCATTCCGAGCGACGGTCCTTGACCCAATCGGCAAACTTAACAGCTATTACACCAATATCGACGCGGCTATCACAAAGCGATCTCACAAGGTACTTCGTCGCTGCCCGGGCTGCTTGTGACCGTAGCTGATGACATGATGCGTAGATGAGCGACTATGATGCTGCAAGGGCTAAAGTTAGAAAGCTCGTAGAAAAGCCATCAGATGACTCTACCAAGCTTCCTCGGGCTCAATCCGAGCACGACGAGGCTCGTGATATCTTCAATATCCTTAATGACCAGCTTATCACCGAATTGCCCATCTTGGTCGACCTTCGTATCCGTGCGTCTTGTTTTGCGGCTGTGAGAGAGTTGAATTTATGCTGACCTCTCTTCAGCCTATCTTGACCCGTCCTTCGAGGCTATGATCCGTTGCCAACTTAACTTTGCTCAAGAAGGATACGAAAGACTTGCAGGCGTACAAAGGTACTTTGCTGACAGTATCCGAGATGACTATGCGAACGGCGCGCTCGACGCTCAGGTGGAGACAGTGTTGGAAGAAATGAAGGAACTGGCTATCTATGGGCAGTAAGGGAAGTGGCTTTTGGCAATTAGATTGGAGCCTTGTTGTAAATTTGGATGTCATAAAACGACTATATCAATAACCGGTTCTGAAGACTTGTCAAGCCGCGAATTGTGCAGTGATGTATTTCGGCCTGGAGGGATAGTTGCCCGTGGAATAAGAACCCATAGGTGTCTGCTTTGAGGAGCATATCAAGGACTTAGGATTATCATCGGGATCATCATGTTTGAGTGGCTAGGAGTCATTCCTGTTGCAACAACAGGAGCTCCGTCTGTCTTCTTTCGCAAGGGATGGCTATTGTATCAGTGACACTACACAGGCCGGTTCTACTTGTGATAAGAAAATGGTCGCTACTTTGAAGGATCAATCGCTGCCATTTGCTTGTCTACTGCCTGTTTTATATATTGACATTGCTCAAGCTACTGTTCATGCGATTTTCTAATGGACGGGATCAAATTGTggcatctcttctttcttcccagCCTAGTCAAACTTcgttccttcctcttcgtcacTGATTTTGATCTTTCTGGTCTTCTACATTTCTACGTCTGATATACTATCCCGGTTGTACCCAGCAGTTTAGCAATCCATTCATTTGATTGAATCACTCAAGACAAAAGCCGGCACATATATCCATCTGTACGCGTCTCGGCAGTCCGATCGCACATGAAACGCAATGGTCTGTGCGCCAAAAATCAGTTACCGCTTAGCATTCTCTTCCCTGCACCGAACAAAAGGCAGCAAATAGCAAAAGGTACGAAGACAATAAGACCTaggaggaaatgaaaaCGATACAAGTCAGGCGCGATGGAATCCGCTGGGGAACGCTTTGattcttcctttcatgGAAATCAAGATGGATACTGATTGCGGTTATGGGAAGAACCCAGAAAAAGAGTTAACAGTATGTACCTTTGTCGTCTTGGCAATCACGACCTTGCGCTGATGTTAAATGGGCCAGCTTCTACTGACGACTGACAATTAACTTACCAAGCCGCAACGATCAAAGCGTACAAAACTTTTAGCTTCGGGATAGGTATACGAAAAAACATGTGAGTAAACATCCTTTCTGAACGTTTCAACATGATACACACAACGACCCTTGATCGGGAGATGAGAACATGTCTGTCTCCTGAGTACCCTGTGCCCTCGTTCCAGTCGCAGCCACTTGCCTCGTGCCTGCGACATGGCAATGGGTTTGTGATTTTGATGTTCCTTGTGTCTTTTGTGTCTGTGGGATTTGGGCGCGGCTTCTACCTGTCGCAATTCGTGCCGGCAATTTAGCGCCACTGTCAGCTTGCAATCCATGTCGAGGGTACCGGGCCACCGGTATGACCCTACTCTACCAAGAGATTTAAACGGATTGCCCAGAAGAAGGGTCGCTGATGACTTCTTTGTGTGGTTATCTTCAGCGACCTTATTTGACTTGATCTCTTGAAGAGGAATCGGCAAGCGAACTGTACATACGCACTTTTGGACTCTCTCACATTGTGGAATAGCTTTCGACACCCATAATCATCGGCACTTAGTCTATTACACATTCGCGTATCCGACATCGTAACCTTTCGCATCTCCCTCACATCGTCCGGCACTGTAGATATCGACTCCATCCCGGTGCAATTCAATATTATCAGTATCCTCTCCGATTCATCAAGCTTTTTAGCATTGAGCAGAGCCTCTTTGAAATCTCTGGTGAGTCTTTCTGCCTACAGCCTTGCTTTTGTGGTATAGGGCGTGATGGgttctccctcctctcccggCTTCTTTTTGGGTTTCATATCTTGTCGCCAGCACCCTGTGTCAAGGCAACACGACCGGTGGCCAGCCGCCGGATATTCGCTTTTGAGATCTGTATCATTACAACGTCCCTCATTACCCGACCAGGAGGCGTCATTTCTCTCTCACTTCTTACCTTCACTCTTTGCTACGAGTCAAGGGTTTAGTCAGTGCCAAAGGGATTGCACTCTGGCAACCTTTAGATCTCTCAAGTGCCATCTTATTGATCGCCATTGCCAAGCAGGTCGATATCAGTCGTCCGTGGCCAGAGCCCAGAGGGGCGGAACCTCCTTTCATTGACGTGGCGGGGATCGCCACGCCGGCGTGTTTCTCTTTCGATTATCAACCAGTGACCAGTGTCTATGTCAGCATCAGCTGAGAGATCCGAGACCAGCCAGCAGTGTAATCTGCATGGCCGCTGTTTATACGCTAAGGGTGAGAAAAGGCGTCTTAAACTCAAGGGCGCGTCATCTCTGAGTAGCGCAATCGGCGCTGTCGAGTTTTGTTACGCCCCCACACTTGATGGGACGATCAACCCTCCTTTGCTCAACGTGTTTTTCTGAATTCTGACGCAAAGACCCCTCGGTTCCCTCCGCGTTTCCCCACCCTAACGCGTTAGAGCGAGTTCGAGCGGCACGCCCGTCCAAACTTTTCATTTTGCGATACAGTCATCCACAACTCATAtcaccccttcttccatcctgTTCgcatttcttctcttcttcctaccatcctctctcttcctgtGCCACCTCTGTTTCCTTGTATCGTACTCAGAAGACATACCGTATTCGTATTTTGTCTAGCTGTGTAGTCAGAATCCCCGAGATCTTCTGTAAAGCTGACCATAGCCTGCATCACCGCATATTCCAGATCTTGTCGGCACTACTCTTCGTATACACTCGACTGTATACTTGTCAAAGATAACCCCAAGGCTCACCTCTCTGTGGATCATCCGCCTATCTACTAAGATAATTTGTCAAGAAGGTATTCTCgcgcccttcttctttgacgtCTCCTTCCCTTGTGATCACTTCgcatcaccttcatcctttcACCTTGCGGCATATATTCCTTCCTACCCTTCAAAAAAACTTCTTGCTcggctttttttttaacGGTTGAAATGGCTACGCAGGGCACCGATTACGACGGCAACGACGTTGCTTCTCGAATGTCTAATATGAACATTGCGGAAAACCATTACGCTTCGATTCAGCAACCCCAGCCACCCTCCCACTCCCAAAGTCCTGTAACTAGCACCTCCCCAAACGTGTCAACTCCGTTTGCACGTGGCTTAACCTATTCGTACGCCGGCGAACAGCAAGGGTACCCTTACTATAGCGCCTCTGCAGGCGTCGACCAATTTGGCGGACAGATGGGTCCTCCTGCCACGTACCCTTACGGAGCTCCTGTCCAATTACTTTCTCCTCACTTGGCTCCTATGAATTTTGATGGGTATTCTGGAGGCGGCGAAGTTTATGGTAACCAGCAAGACCGTAGTCAAagtcatcaacaacaacaaggcGTACAGGCCAACGGTACGCCTGGGAGACAGAATCACCGACCGCCTCATGGGCAGACGCTACAGCAGAGTGCTCAATACTTTGGTTACCCTGACCAAAGGCAATATTGGATGTCTCATCAAGAAATATTCTTGCAGCAAAtagaaaggaagaaagaggtaTGTATAATGAAGACTGGGTAGTGTTTAATTGCTGACTAGAACCACCATAGTACCAGCCTCGTTCTAGCCAAGGTCCCATGAGCCGCATCTCTCAAAATTCTGGCTCCAATTTCCGTCAAGACTTCAATCCTACACTTCAAGGCAATTTCCATGGACAGGGCAACTTGTCTTTCCATGCCGCACAAACTGGGCAATATGGCTTACACCCTGCCCCTCATTTCGTTGCCCTCACCGGTTTCCCTCCTCAGTTTTCTTCTCAGTATCTGGGTAGGCCCGCGCCAACGAGGAAATTTGACGATCCTGGAGTAGTTAGAAGTGCGTTGTTGGAGGATTTCAGGTTGAACAAGCTCAAAAAATGGGAATTGAATGTAAGCCAAGTTTGTGCCTACCTGAACTGGGCTTAGATATCACAGGACATTTTCGGCCATATTGTCGAATTTGCCGGCGACCAGCATGGTTCTCGATTTATCCAGCAGAAGCTTGAAACCGCCACTCCTGAAGACCGTCAAAAACTCTTTGACGAGATTTATACCAATGCTTACCAGCTAATGACCGACGTTTTTGGAAACTACGTTACTCAGAAAATGTTTGAACATGGTGACCAGCTCCAAAAGGCTGCtctggcgaagaagatggacgGACGCGTCTTGCAACTCTCTATGCAGATGTACGGATGCCGAGTAAGTTTTTGCATTTTCATTTGCGAACCTTACTAACAATGCAATAGGTCGTGCAAAAAGCACTTGACCATCTTCTGAACGAGCAGAGAGCCAAGATTGTAGCAGAACTTGAGCCACACATTCTAGAATGCGTAAAGTCTAGCAATGCCAACCATGTCGTACAGGTAGGTTATCATTCATGACCAAATTGAACGCATACTGACTTCGTACAGCGTATCATCAACACTGGTCCTCCCCAGTCTATTCCAGATTCCTTTATCGGTCATGTGGAGGAGCTTGCCAAACATCCATACGGTTGCCGCGTCTTGCAAAAGACATTTGAGAACCTTGAcgacaagatgaagagatctTTGCTGGATGAAATGCACAAGTGTGTGATTCCACTCACTGAAGACCAGTTTGGAAGTAAGTGTGACATATGTTTGAGAAGGTTGTTCTAACAACGTGCAGACTACGTCATCCAGAGTGTTATCACTGTGGGGAAGCCCGAGGACAGGAACAAGGTTATTAGTCAGCTCAAAGGTCGCGTCACTACTTGTAAGACATCCGTACACGCCGCCATTTTAAAAAGGCGAAATTAACGCAGGATTTGTAGTCGCTCGACACAAGTTCGCCTCCAATGTCGTTGAAAAGGCCCTCATTCACGCCGACCCTGCTGATCGACGGGTCCTTATCGATGAACTCATCGGCATGCAGCCTGACGGGACGAACCAAGTCGGCATGCTTCTACGCGATGCCTACGCCAACTTCCCTCTCCAAACAGGCATGTTCGCCGCTGACCCCGCTCAGCGCGAAGAGCTTCTCGAGAttgtccttcctcttctccctcctctccgtcACACCCCAGTTGGAAAGCGCATCGAAGGTCGTCTGGCCCAGATGGAGAATGAGGGTAATATCTCTTCGGTGATGATGCGTAAGACTCTCTCATCTAGCACGGCTACCACCGATACCAACGCCGCGTTGTCCATGAGTCGAACTGCTAGCGGCTCAACCGTGCCCACATCGCCTGAGTTGAGCATCATCCACACACCTACTGTCAAATCCCCTAAGAAGGACGAAACTGAAGGGTGGTGATTAATCTCTCGTGGTACAGCAAAAGTGCAGGGTCATCTCTTGGGTTTTGTGGGGGGTGTAGGATCCGGCTGCTGGTGCATCCATGGTGAGGTAACGGCCGCGAGCGCCAAAATGAATCATATCTGTGGCCTTGTAGAGTGAAATAAAAAAGGGCTGTCAGTAGGGTTACTTGTCTTGCTGAAGTCTTGGTCTGATCTGCGTGTCCAGAGGAAGCAACGAGGATTAATACTTTTCTTTTGAGGTCTCTTTTTGTGTATAGCGCAGGTGACGTTGGATGGTTGGTGGTTCATATGCCTGGGTGCTCTATGGTGAATGCAAATCATTGATATCTTTTCGCAAAGCTCCATCCATGGAAGGCTGAATTGTACGCGTACTTTGTGAtctgtgaagaagaataaaATGGCGGCAACAGGACCTTACAATAGGAAAGCAGGAACGGTTGTTGCGAAGATGCGCGCTATCCCATTCGTGAtgcgaagaggaggatccCCCCGGATTGACCGGTTGGAAACGTGCCTGACTTGGTCTGCGGTTCTGTCGGCGATTACAAAAATCCCTGTCGGTGATAAAGAGCGCCTCATAATAAATAGGTGCCACCCCGATTTTTAGCGGTATTATCCGGCGGCATTTCCCTCGTCTCGTAGCTTGGCCGCGTCTGGCTGAAGACTTTGCGAGGGGTTTAATCGTCCGCTTTCagtttctttctcttttgtcCATCAAAAAACCACCATGGCTGTCGGCAAGAACAAGAGGCTTtcaaagggaaagaagggaattaagaagaaggtcgtcGACCCCTTCACCAGGAAGGGTGAGTTcgatgaggaggattgGAGCATGACAAGGAGGGATTACTGACATTCAATGTGTCGTGCTCTTTCCACCATCCACTACTTCATCTTGGACTATACCAATCTGGCACACAAACACAATGAATCTCGACAGAGTGGTACGACATCAAGgccccctccttcttcgagaACCGAAACGCCGGGAAGACTCTTGTCAACCGAACCCAGGGTCTCAGTGCGTATAATCAGAATTGCGGCAAGATGAGACAAAAGAATTGGGAGCTGACTGGACTGTCAAACAGAGAACGCCAACGACTCTTTGAAGGGCCGAGTCCTCGAGCTTTCTCTCGCTGACCTCAACAACGACCAGGAGCAGTCTTTCAGGAAGATCAAGCTTAGGGTCGAGGATGTTGCTGTGCGTTGTACCGCTCTAGTTGCAATGCGGTATACGGGTAGCTGACTCTCTTCTTATAGGGCAAGAGCTGTCTCACCTCTTTCTACGGCATGGACTTCACCACCGACAAGCTCCGATCCATTGTCCGAAAATGGCAATCTCTCGTCGAGGCTCACGTTGACGTCA is a window from the Cryptococcus neoformans var. neoformans JEC21 chromosome 2 sequence genome containing:
- a CDS encoding protein hob3, putative, with protein sequence MSWGGFKKAATRAGTSIMQKTGQVERTIDREFAEEEGRYKTMEKETLNLQKEAKTYLDSMRSMASSQSRIAETVALFYSADRTSDGAMAGHAYKSAVDELDAGVGRELDAPFRATVLDPIGKLNSYYTNIDAAITKRSHKMSDYDAARAKVRKLVEKPSDDSTKLPRAQSEHDEARDIFNILNDQLITELPILVDLRIPYLDPSFEAMIRCQLNFAQEGYERLAGVQRYFADSIRDDYANGALDAQVETVLEEMKELAIYGQ